From Coregonus clupeaformis isolate EN_2021a unplaced genomic scaffold, ASM2061545v1 scaf0090, whole genome shotgun sequence, one genomic window encodes:
- the LOC121562497 gene encoding zinc finger protein 629-like, translated as MYKLQLLRVFLNERLTAAAVEIFGAVEKTVVEYQEENDRLRRLLRISPKMQLCRIDSLQRSVSVSEEEVPPEQQHCEQEWSPSLGQEDPEPTQIKGKQEELRTSQEEEQLQGMEADTIEFIFTPSCVKSECDLEDPLRSLTLPQTQTVENRESDSKPLDPTPFGTGTHIKGLYIPCDPPYNQNNASSHSSAVSSDPVGLDSSPLLDPSPPLDPNTSMGEHCSTPSTTSRKTHHCRDCGETFPLKADLQRHLTLAKKRLSECHFSNKQYNSTCKLQAHIQLCHMEKSCTCPVCGKTIKHKGDLSRHMVIHTGEKPFSCGDCGKSFYQKGHLTDHIRTHTGEKPFSCGDCGKIFNLKGNLMKHKLTHTGEKPFSCGDCGRSFSLNMNLSRHKLTHTGEKPFSCGDCGKSFTQKSNLLMHVKNIHKGRKQVEN; from the exons ATGTATAAACTACAGTTGTTGCGTGTGTTTTTAAATGAGCGTTTAACGGCGGCTGCTGTGGAGATTTTCGGGGCAGTTGAGAAAACGGTAGTGGAGTATCAGGAGGAGAATGATCGGCTACGGAGACTGCTGCGGATCTCACCGAAGATGCAATTATGTAGAATAG actccctgcagcgctctgtctctgtgtctgaagaggaggttccccctgagcagcagcactgtgagcaggagtggagccccagtctggggcaggaggacccagagcccacacaGATTAAAGGGAAACAGGAGGAACTCAGGACcagtcaggaggaagagcagcttcaagGGATGGAGGCTGATACCATAGAGTTCATATTCACTCCTTCCTGTGTGAAAAGTGAATGTGATCTGGAGGACCCACTTCGGTCCTTGACTCTTCCCCAAACCCAGActgtggagaacagagagagtgactCTAAACCATTGGATCCCACACCTTTTGGCACTGGGACCCACATTAAGGGTCTTTACATTCCCTGTGACCCGCCATATAATCAAAACAATGCCTCCAGCCACAGCTCAGCCGTAAGCAGCGACCCAGTAGGACTTGACAGCAGCCCACTATTGGATCCCAGCCCACCATTGGATCCAAACACGTCAATGGGGGAACACTGTTCCACACCCAGCACCACGTCTAGAAAAACTCACCACTGCCGTGACTGTGGTGAAACGTTTCCTCTGAAAGCTGACCTGCAGAGGCATTTGACTCTTGCCAAGAAGAGACTCAGCGAATGTCACTTCTCCAATAAACAGTACAATTCCACCTGTAAACTGCAGGCCCATATCCAACTCTGTCACATGGAGAAATCTTGCACATGCCCTGTTTGTGGCAAGACCATCAAACACAAAGGAGATCTGTCCAGGCACATGGttattcacacaggagagaaaccatttagctgtggtgactgtgggaaaagcttctATCAGAAGGGGCACCTTACAGATCATATacggactcacacaggagagaaaccttttagctgtggtgactgtgggaaaatCTTCAATTTGAAGGGGAACCTAATGAAGCATaaactgactcacacaggagagaaaccatttagctgtggtgactgtgggagaAGCTTCAGTCTCAATATGAACTTAAGCAGGCATaaactgactcacacaggagagaaaccatttagctgtggtgactgtgggaaaagcttcacTCAAAAGTCTAACCTGTTGATGCATGTGAAAAACATCCACAAAGGAAGAAAACAGGTTGAGAACTGA